AAGGGCAAAGAAATTAAAGTAATTCCTTGGTTTGAATTTGGTTTTATGGCGCCCTCCGAGAGTATTTTAAGCACAAAATACCCTCATTGGTTAACCAATCGCCTTGACGGGGACAAAATTTGGCTAGAAGGGGGAGTTATACCGCGCACTTGGCTAAATCCTTTACATCCAGAAGTACAAGAATTTATTACTGATTTAGTCTTGGAAATTGTCACTAATCATGACGTTGATGGCATTCAATTTGATGATCATTTCGGCTATCCTTCAGACTTCGGTTATGATCCTTATACCGTTTCCTTGTATCGTCAAGAACATAACGGGATGTTGCCACCGCCTAATCATCTTAATAAAGAGTGGGGGCGCTGGCGCGCTGATAAAATTACCGCTTTTTTTGCATCTTTACAACAAAAAGTTAAAAATGTCAACCCTAATTTAATTATTTCTGTCTCTCCTAATCCTCAAGAATTTTCCCTCGAACAATATTTACTTGATTGGGCAAAATGGGATCAACTTAACCTCATTGATGAGTTAATTGTGCAACTTTATCGAGATAACATGATTGCTTTTCAGCGAGAAATGGCACAACCAGACTTACAAAAAGCCAAAAATCACATTCCTACCGCCATCGGTATTTTAAGCGGTTTAAAAGGGCGCCCGATGCC
This genomic window from Cyanobacterium sp. T60_A2020_053 contains:
- a CDS encoding family 10 glycosylhydrolase; translation: MLKSVVAFLISLLFTLILPLGGNAQNHHQEEIKGVWLTNIDSEVLFSARHTTETINTLTDFGFNRLYPTVWNGGYTLYPSQVLQKVTGINIDPEERLTNRDVLEEIVQQAKGKEIKVIPWFEFGFMAPSESILSTKYPHWLTNRLDGDKIWLEGGVIPRTWLNPLHPEVQEFITDLVLEIVTNHDVDGIQFDDHFGYPSDFGYDPYTVSLYRQEHNGMLPPPNHLNKEWGRWRADKITAFFASLQQKVKNVNPNLIISVSPNPQEFSLEQYLLDWAKWDQLNLIDELIVQLYRDNMIAFQREMAQPDLQKAKNHIPTAIGILSGLKGRPMPLDMIKQQVEGAVKNGYSGVAFFFYESLWNFGPESIPERQEYFSSIFRH